From one Micromonospora siamensis genomic stretch:
- a CDS encoding sensor histidine kinase: protein MPLPARVRRHDRPADHTGRLWSVRTQLIAPILVATVGLVVLGAVQTRTALADSADADRARVLAGTATATVRLVHELERELGETAALRQRSGATGRPLVDAQRRRVDAAVQRYRDASRAARDAAPDLGRVLDDADGQLGQLDPSRALAVRTETADPAYAALVESLLAVADALPAQLRDTELANGAREVAAVAAQEHLASLERDLLRAVFVRGSLVDGELVRLGQLRGAQEQRQAEFSRIAAAPAAAARRRLVTGTDVTTAGRMRDGALAAESEPGALRTDGDAWYVAQSGTIRRYNLLGRELSEALDRKAAGLARDAERRALLTSGGTSAVAVASLVAAALLAVRTSRRLRRLRVAALTMAHRELPDRITAIVAGDGVPAEGVATRLTAGISQGRDEVAQVAEAFDTVNRAALRLAGEQAELRMDVTRMAEALARRIRTLITRQLRLLDEFEREETDPDALARLFALDHLAARMRRNGENLLVLAGGEPGRVDEGAHLLADVLRAAASEIEDYPRVEIDVPDAAVHGTAVGNLAHLLAELLENATAYSPPRSPVRVDGRRTVDGLTLRVHDQGIGIGDDRLTEINDRLRAPATLSSAAAGSMGLHVVAHLAARLGVRVQLHHTAGGTVAQVDVPESLLTRVDAVARRPLPAPAPALALPLAVTATGRPPTIRGVARAVAATAAPTGATTAVGLPRRVRGGQLPARYPAPAARPTDDLLDPEVVRSRLSALAAGVATAMRQSQQPKPNGRTS from the coding sequence GTGCCGCTCCCCGCCCGCGTACGCCGGCACGACCGGCCCGCCGACCACACCGGTCGGCTGTGGTCGGTCCGTACCCAACTGATCGCCCCGATCCTGGTGGCTACCGTCGGCCTGGTGGTGCTCGGCGCCGTCCAGACCCGCACGGCGCTCGCCGACTCGGCCGACGCCGACCGGGCGCGGGTGCTGGCCGGCACCGCCACCGCCACCGTGCGGCTGGTGCACGAGCTGGAACGGGAGCTCGGCGAGACCGCCGCCCTGCGCCAGCGCAGCGGCGCCACCGGCCGGCCGCTGGTCGACGCCCAACGCCGCCGGGTGGACGCCGCCGTGCAGCGCTACCGGGACGCCAGCCGGGCGGCCCGGGACGCCGCGCCCGACCTCGGCCGGGTGCTCGACGACGCGGACGGCCAGCTGGGCCAGCTGGACCCGTCCCGGGCGCTGGCGGTCCGCACCGAGACCGCCGACCCGGCGTACGCGGCGCTGGTCGAGTCGCTGCTCGCCGTCGCCGACGCGCTCCCCGCCCAGCTGCGCGACACCGAGCTGGCCAACGGGGCCCGGGAGGTGGCGGCCGTGGCCGCCCAGGAACACCTGGCCTCCCTGGAGCGGGACCTGCTGCGGGCCGTCTTCGTCCGGGGTTCGCTGGTCGACGGTGAGCTGGTCCGGCTGGGCCAGCTGCGCGGGGCGCAGGAGCAGCGCCAGGCCGAGTTCTCCCGGATCGCCGCCGCGCCGGCCGCCGCCGCCCGGCGTCGGCTGGTCACCGGCACCGACGTGACGACCGCCGGGCGGATGCGGGACGGCGCGCTGGCCGCCGAGTCGGAACCGGGGGCGCTGCGCACCGACGGCGACGCCTGGTACGTCGCCCAGAGCGGGACCATCCGCCGCTACAACCTGCTCGGCCGGGAACTCTCCGAGGCCCTCGACCGGAAGGCCGCCGGCCTGGCCCGGGACGCGGAACGCCGGGCCCTGCTCACCTCCGGCGGCACCTCGGCGGTGGCGGTGGCCTCGCTGGTCGCCGCGGCGCTGCTCGCCGTGCGTACCAGCCGGCGGCTGCGCCGGCTGCGGGTGGCCGCGCTGACCATGGCCCACCGCGAACTGCCGGACCGGATCACCGCCATCGTGGCCGGCGACGGCGTCCCCGCCGAGGGCGTCGCGACCCGGCTCACCGCCGGCATCAGCCAGGGCCGCGACGAGGTGGCCCAGGTCGCCGAGGCGTTCGACACGGTGAACCGGGCCGCGCTGCGGCTCGCCGGTGAGCAGGCCGAGCTGCGGATGGACGTCACCCGGATGGCCGAGGCGCTGGCCCGGCGGATCCGTACCCTGATCACCCGCCAGCTGCGGCTGCTCGACGAGTTCGAGCGGGAGGAGACCGACCCGGACGCCCTGGCCCGGCTCTTCGCGCTGGACCACCTCGCCGCCCGGATGCGCCGCAACGGGGAGAACCTGCTGGTCCTCGCCGGTGGGGAACCCGGCCGGGTGGACGAGGGCGCGCACCTGCTCGCGGACGTGCTGCGGGCCGCCGCCTCGGAGATCGAGGACTACCCGCGGGTGGAGATCGACGTGCCCGACGCGGCGGTGCACGGCACGGCGGTGGGCAACCTGGCCCACCTGCTGGCCGAGCTGCTGGAGAACGCCACCGCCTACTCGCCGCCGCGCAGCCCGGTGCGGGTGGACGGCCGGCGTACCGTCGACGGGCTCACCCTGCGGGTGCACGACCAGGGGATCGGCATCGGCGACGACCGGCTGACCGAGATCAACGACCGGCTGCGGGCGCCGGCCACCCTGTCCAGCGCGGCGGCCGGCAGCATGGGCCTGCACGTGGTGGCGCACCTGGCCGCCAGGCTCGGGGTCCGGGTCCAGCTGCACCACACCGCCGGCGGCACGGTGGCCCAGGTGGACGTGCCGGAGTCCCTGCTCACCCGGGTCGACGCGGTGGCCCGCCGGCCGCTGCCCGCCCCGGCCCCGGCGCTGGCCCTGCCGCTCGCGGTCACCGCGACCGGCCGCCCGCCGACGATCCGAGGAGTGGCCCGGGCGGTCGCCGCGACGGCCGCGCCGACCGGCGCGACCACCGCGGTCGGGCTGCCCCGCCGGGTACGCGGCGGTCAGCTCCCGGCCCGCTACCCGGCCCCCGCCGCCCGCCCCACCGACGACCTGCTCGACCCCGAGGTGGTGCGGTCCCGGCTGTCCGCCCTCGCCGCCGGGGTGGCCACCGCCATGCGCCAGAGCCAGCAGCCGAAACCGAACGGGAGAACGTCATGA
- a CDS encoding roadblock/LC7 domain-containing protein, whose protein sequence is MTTPLHAGLDWLLENFAEQVPDVSHALAVSGDGLRLATSPGLSPDQADQLAAVISGLASLTVGAARLMSAGRVRQQIVDMDGGVLLVMAVGERALLGVLAAPGCDLGQIGYETATLVQRVAEALEPAVRL, encoded by the coding sequence ATGACCACACCGCTGCACGCCGGCCTCGACTGGCTGCTGGAGAACTTCGCCGAGCAGGTCCCGGACGTGTCGCACGCGCTCGCGGTCTCCGGCGACGGCCTGCGGTTGGCCACCTCCCCCGGCCTCTCCCCCGACCAGGCCGACCAGCTCGCCGCCGTGATCAGCGGTCTGGCCAGCCTGACCGTCGGGGCCGCCCGGCTGATGTCGGCCGGCCGGGTACGCCAGCAGATCGTCGACATGGACGGCGGGGTGCTGCTGGTGATGGCCGTCGGCGAACGGGCGCTGCTCGGGGTGCTCGCCGCGCCCGGCTGCGACCTGGGTCAGATCGGCTACGAGACGGCGACGCTGGTCCAGCGGGTGGCGGAGGCGCTGGAACCGGCGGTCCGGCTGTGA
- a CDS encoding TAXI family TRAP transporter solute-binding subunit, producing MLAVVLATVLVGTGCGQPAAPPRAWHDGRIFLATGNTTGVYYQLGGGYADVISRHLPGYEARAEPTGASVDNVTRLAGGDMEVAFSLADTAADAVAGRGAFSRPQPVRALARVYRNYTHVIVRADARVTNLAGLRGRRVSTGSPRSGTDVIAGRLLTAAGLDPGRDVRRVTLSLPETVNRMRAGTLDAMFFSGGLPTPGIADLLSGQPGTFVLLPVADLLEPLTARYGSVYTTAELPAQAYGTPTGTPTVTVANLILVNADMPEQLAYDLTRLLFAYQSDLVGVHPEGGNFTRATAAGTDPIPLHPGAARFYQGG from the coding sequence GTGCTGGCCGTCGTGCTGGCCACGGTGCTGGTCGGCACCGGCTGCGGGCAGCCCGCCGCGCCGCCCCGGGCCTGGCACGACGGCCGGATCTTCCTGGCCACCGGCAACACCACCGGCGTCTACTACCAGCTCGGCGGCGGGTACGCCGACGTGATCAGCCGGCACCTGCCCGGCTACGAGGCGCGGGCCGAACCGACCGGCGCCTCGGTGGACAACGTCACCCGGCTGGCCGGCGGTGACATGGAGGTGGCGTTCAGCCTGGCCGACACGGCCGCCGACGCGGTCGCCGGCCGGGGCGCGTTCAGCCGGCCCCAACCGGTGCGGGCGCTGGCCCGGGTCTACCGCAACTACACGCACGTGATCGTCCGGGCCGACGCGCGGGTCACGAACCTGGCCGGGTTGCGCGGCCGGCGGGTCTCCACCGGTTCGCCGCGCTCCGGCACCGACGTCATCGCCGGCCGGCTGCTCACCGCTGCCGGGCTGGACCCGGGCCGGGACGTCCGGCGGGTGACGCTGTCGCTGCCGGAGACGGTGAACCGGATGCGCGCCGGCACCCTGGACGCGATGTTCTTCTCCGGGGGCCTGCCCACCCCGGGCATCGCCGACCTGCTCTCCGGCCAGCCGGGGACGTTCGTCCTGCTGCCCGTGGCCGACCTGCTCGAACCGTTGACCGCCCGGTACGGCTCGGTCTACACCACGGCGGAGCTGCCCGCCCAGGCGTACGGGACGCCGACCGGGACGCCGACGGTGACCGTGGCGAACCTGATCCTGGTCAACGCGGACATGCCGGAGCAGTTGGCGTACGACCTGACCCGGTTGCTCTTCGCGTACCAGTCCGACCTGGTGGGGGTGCATCCCGAGGGCGGGAACTTCACCCGGGCGACCGCGGCGGGCACCGACCCGATCCCGCTGCACCCGGGGGCGGCCCGGTTCTACCAGGGCGGCTGA
- the dnaG gene encoding DNA primase: MYAEGVAEMAGRIRDEDIALVRERASIAEVISDTVTLKSAGGGNLKGLCPFHDEKSPSFNVSPARNVYHCFGCGVGGDAIKFLMDAEHLSFVESVERLAARAGIQLRYVENDQTTPRPRPQQGQKQRLVAAHAAAVEFYQAQLGTAGARPAREFLARRGFDRAAAQRYGCGFAPDGWDLLTKHLRQQGFTHDELVTAGLSRPARSGSLIDRFRRRLMWPIRDITGDVIGFGARKLFDDDDGPKYLNTPETPIYKKSHVLYGIDQAKREIAKQGKVVVVEGYTDVMACHLAGVPTAVATCGTAFAADHISVLRRVLLDSDERAGEIVFTFDGDAAGQKAALRAFEDDQRFVGRTFIAVSPDNMDPCDLRLAKGDLAVRDLVARREPLVDFALRHVISRYDLDTVDGRVEAMRRAAPLVAKIKDREKRPEYVRKLAGDLGMEIEPVQRAVQAAGGAPTGPAQDSAASARRGRTPAPSVDSPQSMVEREALKLALQQPVLAGPMFDAVEAADYRHPVHVAVRAAVAEAGGAATATGGAVWIEAVRDACDDLAAQALVGELAVEPLRIDGEPDPRYVSITMAQLQWGSVTARIRDLKSKIQRINPVNQKDEYFALFGELLSLEQHARALREQAAGGL, translated from the coding sequence ATGTACGCCGAGGGGGTGGCGGAGATGGCTGGGCGGATCCGGGACGAGGACATCGCGCTGGTCCGGGAACGCGCCTCCATCGCCGAGGTCATCTCCGACACGGTGACCCTGAAGTCGGCCGGTGGCGGCAACCTCAAGGGGCTGTGCCCGTTCCACGACGAGAAGAGCCCGTCGTTCAACGTCTCGCCGGCCCGCAACGTCTACCACTGCTTCGGCTGCGGGGTCGGCGGCGACGCGATCAAGTTCCTGATGGACGCCGAGCACCTGAGCTTCGTCGAGTCCGTCGAACGGCTCGCCGCCCGGGCCGGCATCCAGCTGCGGTACGTCGAGAACGACCAGACCACCCCGCGGCCCCGCCCGCAGCAGGGGCAGAAGCAGCGCCTGGTCGCCGCGCACGCCGCCGCCGTGGAGTTCTACCAGGCCCAGCTCGGCACGGCCGGCGCCCGCCCGGCCCGGGAGTTCCTGGCCCGGCGGGGCTTCGACCGGGCCGCCGCCCAGCGCTACGGCTGCGGTTTCGCCCCGGACGGCTGGGACCTGCTCACCAAGCACCTGCGCCAGCAGGGCTTCACCCACGATGAGCTGGTCACCGCCGGGCTGTCCCGGCCGGCCCGCTCCGGTTCGCTGATCGACCGGTTCCGCCGCCGGCTGATGTGGCCGATCCGGGACATCACCGGCGACGTGATCGGCTTCGGCGCGCGCAAGCTCTTCGACGACGACGACGGCCCGAAATACCTGAACACCCCCGAGACGCCGATCTACAAGAAGTCGCACGTCCTCTACGGCATCGACCAGGCCAAGCGGGAGATCGCCAAGCAGGGCAAGGTGGTCGTCGTCGAGGGCTACACCGACGTGATGGCCTGCCACCTGGCCGGCGTGCCGACGGCGGTGGCCACCTGCGGCACCGCCTTCGCCGCGGACCACATCTCGGTGCTGCGCCGGGTGCTCCTCGACAGCGACGAGCGGGCCGGCGAGATCGTCTTCACCTTCGACGGGGACGCCGCCGGGCAGAAGGCCGCGCTGCGCGCCTTCGAGGACGACCAGCGCTTCGTCGGGCGTACCTTCATCGCGGTCAGCCCCGACAACATGGACCCGTGCGACCTGCGCCTGGCCAAGGGCGACCTGGCCGTCCGCGACCTGGTGGCCCGCCGGGAGCCGCTGGTCGACTTCGCGCTGCGGCACGTGATCAGCCGCTACGACCTGGACACCGTCGACGGCCGGGTGGAGGCGATGCGCAGGGCCGCCCCGCTGGTCGCCAAGATCAAGGACCGGGAGAAGCGCCCGGAGTACGTCCGCAAGCTCGCCGGCGACCTCGGCATGGAGATCGAGCCGGTGCAGCGGGCGGTGCAGGCGGCCGGCGGCGCGCCGACCGGCCCCGCCCAGGACTCCGCCGCGTCGGCCCGGCGCGGCCGCACCCCCGCGCCATCGGTGGACAGCCCGCAGTCGATGGTCGAGCGGGAGGCGCTGAAACTGGCCCTCCAGCAGCCGGTGCTCGCCGGCCCGATGTTCGACGCGGTGGAGGCCGCCGACTACCGGCACCCGGTGCACGTCGCCGTCCGGGCCGCCGTCGCCGAGGCCGGGGGGGCCGCCACCGCCACCGGCGGCGCGGTCTGGATCGAGGCCGTCCGGGACGCCTGCGACGACCTGGCCGCCCAGGCGCTCGTCGGCGAGCTGGCGGTGGAGCCGCTGCGGATCGACGGCGAACCGGACCCGCGGTACGTGTCGATCACCATGGCCCAGTTGCAGTGGGGTTCGGTGACCGCCCGGATCCGGGACCTCAAATCCAAGATCCAGCGGATCAACCCGGTGAACCAGAAGGACGAGTACTTCGCGCTCTTCGGGGAACTGCTCTCGCTGGAACAGCACGCGCGGGCGCTGCGCGAGCAGGCCGCCGGGGGGCTGTGA
- a CDS encoding helix-turn-helix transcriptional regulator produces MSETVHNRIAVLRAERGVSRRQLADALGVHYQTIGYLERGEFRPSLHLALRIAAYFEVPVEVVFSIEPFPRIGDATSGVGRSA; encoded by the coding sequence ATGAGTGAGACGGTGCACAACCGGATCGCGGTGCTGCGCGCCGAGCGGGGCGTCTCCCGCCGCCAGCTCGCCGACGCACTGGGGGTGCATTACCAGACCATCGGTTACCTGGAGCGCGGCGAGTTCCGGCCCAGCCTGCACCTGGCGCTGCGGATCGCCGCGTACTTCGAGGTGCCGGTGGAGGTGGTCTTCTCCATCGAGCCGTTCCCGCGCATCGGCGACGCCACCAGCGGGGTGGGCCGGAGCGCCTGA
- a CDS encoding ABC transporter permease — protein MSPTTTAVRAGLRRGLIEVRNTLSNGQDLWNYAFPTVVLLVAMFFMRGSTVPGTGFSLGARTLPSALGMGIAFGGMLMLAQQLIVDREDGTLLRAKATPNGMLGYLVGKLVLTSSAAVLGLLLQLVPGVFFLDGLRLGEPGAWLTLAWVVPLGLVAALPLGAVIGSVIENPRNMGLVVLPMMGLIALSGIFYPINGYPGWVQAVAQAFPIYWLGLGMRSALLPDALSAVELGGSWRHLETVLALGGWAVLGLLLAPVVLRRMARRESGSRVAARRERAMQRVM, from the coding sequence GTGAGTCCGACGACCACGGCGGTCCGCGCCGGCCTGCGCCGGGGCCTGATCGAGGTACGCAACACCCTGAGCAACGGCCAGGACCTGTGGAACTACGCCTTCCCCACGGTCGTGCTGCTGGTCGCGATGTTCTTCATGCGCGGCTCCACGGTGCCCGGCACCGGCTTCTCCCTCGGCGCCCGGACGCTGCCCAGCGCGCTCGGCATGGGCATCGCGTTCGGTGGGATGCTGATGCTGGCCCAGCAGCTCATCGTCGACCGCGAGGACGGCACCCTGCTGCGGGCCAAGGCCACCCCCAACGGCATGCTCGGCTATCTGGTCGGCAAGCTGGTGCTGACCTCGTCCGCCGCGGTGCTCGGCCTGCTGCTGCAACTGGTGCCGGGGGTGTTCTTCCTGGACGGGCTCCGGTTGGGCGAGCCCGGCGCCTGGCTCACCCTGGCCTGGGTGGTGCCGCTGGGCCTGGTGGCGGCCCTGCCGCTCGGCGCGGTGATCGGCTCGGTGATCGAGAACCCGCGCAACATGGGCCTGGTGGTGCTGCCGATGATGGGGCTGATCGCCCTCTCCGGCATCTTCTACCCGATCAACGGCTATCCCGGCTGGGTGCAGGCCGTCGCCCAGGCGTTCCCGATCTACTGGTTAGGGTTGGGCATGCGCTCGGCGCTGCTGCCGGACGCCCTGTCGGCGGTCGAGCTCGGCGGGAGCTGGCGGCACCTGGAGACGGTCCTGGCGCTCGGCGGATGGGCCGTGCTGGGGCTGCTGCTGGCCCCGGTCGTGCTGCGCCGGATGGCCCGCCGGGAGTCCGGCTCGCGGGTGGCGGCGCGCCGGGAACGGGCCATGCAACGGGTGATGTGA
- a CDS encoding ABC transporter ATP-binding protein, producing the protein MTAVELAGATEAPHPPDADQVLDVRALRMRYGTVDVLHGVDFTARRGEVLALLGPNGAGKSTTIEILEGFRLRSAGEVRVLGTDPARGDEAWRARLGVVLQSWRDHGRWRVGDLLAHLGSYYAPYATAAIRRPWPTADLLDTVGLTGQAGRRVNQLSGGQRRRLDVAVGIVGRPELLFLDEPTVGFDPAARREFHELVHRLADLDETTILLTTHDLDEAEKLADRILILAGGRIIADGSADELSRRVAGKAEIRWSVDGERFVHAATDATGFVRELFRQHGDAVADLEVRRASLEDAYMTLVREHEAGGRADAALRVLRGEGER; encoded by the coding sequence ATGACAGCGGTTGAGCTCGCGGGGGCGACCGAGGCTCCGCATCCACCCGACGCCGACCAGGTGCTCGACGTCCGGGCCCTGCGCATGCGTTACGGCACCGTCGACGTCCTGCACGGCGTGGACTTCACCGCCCGGCGCGGTGAGGTGCTCGCCCTGCTCGGCCCGAACGGGGCCGGCAAGAGCACCACCATCGAGATCCTGGAGGGCTTCCGGCTCCGCTCGGCCGGCGAGGTGCGCGTGCTCGGCACCGACCCGGCCCGGGGCGACGAGGCGTGGCGGGCCCGACTGGGCGTGGTGCTCCAGTCCTGGCGCGACCACGGCCGCTGGCGGGTCGGTGACCTGCTCGCCCACCTGGGCTCCTACTACGCGCCGTACGCGACGGCCGCGATCCGCCGGCCCTGGCCGACCGCCGACCTGCTGGACACGGTGGGGCTGACCGGGCAGGCCGGGCGTCGGGTCAACCAGCTCTCCGGCGGCCAGCGCCGCCGCCTGGACGTGGCGGTCGGCATCGTCGGCCGCCCCGAGCTGCTCTTCCTCGACGAGCCGACGGTCGGCTTCGACCCGGCCGCCCGCCGCGAGTTCCACGAGCTGGTGCACCGGCTGGCCGACCTGGACGAGACCACCATCCTGCTGACCACCCACGACCTCGACGAGGCGGAGAAGCTGGCCGACCGGATCCTGATCCTGGCCGGCGGCCGGATCATCGCCGACGGCTCGGCCGACGAACTGTCCCGGCGGGTGGCCGGCAAGGCCGAGATCCGGTGGAGCGTCGACGGCGAGCGCTTCGTGCACGCCGCGACCGACGCCACCGGCTTCGTCCGCGAGCTGTTCCGGCAGCACGGCGACGCCGTCGCCGACCTGGAGGTCCGCCGGGCCAGCCTGGAGGACGCGTACATGACGTTGGTGCGTGAGCACGAGGCCGGCGGCCGGGCGGACGCCGCGCTGCGGGTGCTGCGCGGGGAGGGGGAGCGGTGA
- a CDS encoding BCCT family transporter has protein sequence MSEQVERERSGSVRRPDPVVLTLSVGGVLAVVAWGLLARGSLADFGTSGLAWVIRTFGWFFVVAADAFLVLAVVIAASRFGRIRLGADDDEPEFSTLAWIAMMFSAGMGIGLVFFAVAEPIQHYATPPPSTGVAGQTPAAGAAAMQYTLFHWTLHPWGIYAIAALALAYSTFRKGRDNRISAAFHPLLGARADGAAGRAVDLLAVFATVFGSATSLGLGALQVAAGLDLVTGIRDTRGVELVVIGALTLAFVVSAFSGLHKGVKWLSTTNVVLAVLLMVFVFVVGPTIYTLEVLPASVGDYLSNLVFMSTRTGAFSDTAWLGSWTIFYWAWWISWAPFVGTFIARISRGRTVRQFLVGVLLVPSGASAVWFSIMGGSALRAQATGTRDLVADVGKGSEQALFGLLDALPLATVTSVLAMVLIALYFVTSADSASLVLGTLTSNGALRPHRVLVVLWGVLIGAVAAALLLAGGLEALQQATILVALPFVVVMLGLAAALWRDMAADPAANPHLGRGRRYGLATAVRAARSYDEEDPPPVTRWLRRNPR, from the coding sequence ATGTCCGAACAGGTCGAACGGGAGAGAAGCGGGTCCGTCCGGCGGCCCGACCCGGTGGTGCTCACGCTCAGTGTGGGCGGCGTGCTGGCGGTGGTGGCCTGGGGCCTGCTGGCCCGCGGGTCGCTGGCGGACTTCGGCACGTCCGGGCTGGCCTGGGTGATCCGTACCTTCGGGTGGTTCTTCGTGGTGGCGGCGGACGCCTTCCTGGTGCTGGCGGTGGTCATCGCGGCCTCCCGGTTCGGGCGGATCCGGCTGGGCGCCGACGACGACGAGCCGGAGTTCAGCACGCTGGCCTGGATCGCGATGATGTTCAGCGCCGGGATGGGCATCGGGCTGGTGTTCTTCGCCGTGGCCGAGCCGATCCAGCACTACGCGACGCCGCCGCCGTCCACCGGGGTCGCGGGGCAGACCCCGGCGGCCGGGGCCGCGGCGATGCAGTACACGCTCTTCCACTGGACGCTGCACCCGTGGGGGATCTACGCGATCGCGGCGCTGGCGCTGGCGTACTCGACCTTCCGCAAGGGGCGGGACAACCGGATCTCGGCGGCGTTCCACCCGTTGCTGGGCGCCCGGGCCGACGGCGCGGCCGGTCGGGCGGTGGACCTGCTGGCGGTCTTCGCCACCGTCTTCGGCTCGGCCACCAGCCTCGGCCTGGGCGCGCTCCAGGTCGCTGCCGGGCTGGACCTGGTGACCGGGATCCGGGACACCAGGGGGGTCGAGTTGGTGGTGATCGGCGCGCTGACCCTGGCCTTCGTGGTGTCGGCCTTCTCCGGCCTGCACAAGGGCGTCAAATGGCTGTCCACCACGAACGTGGTGCTGGCGGTGCTGCTGATGGTCTTCGTCTTCGTGGTGGGGCCGACCATCTACACGCTGGAGGTGCTGCCCGCCTCGGTGGGCGACTACCTGAGCAACCTGGTGTTCATGTCGACGCGTACCGGGGCCTTCTCCGACACGGCCTGGCTCGGTTCGTGGACGATCTTCTACTGGGCGTGGTGGATCTCCTGGGCGCCGTTCGTGGGCACCTTCATCGCCCGGATCTCGCGGGGCCGCACGGTGCGGCAGTTCCTGGTCGGGGTGCTGCTGGTGCCCAGCGGGGCCAGCGCGGTCTGGTTCTCGATCATGGGTGGCAGCGCCCTGCGCGCCCAGGCCACCGGCACGCGGGACCTGGTGGCGGACGTCGGCAAGGGCAGTGAGCAGGCGCTGTTCGGCCTGCTCGACGCGCTGCCGCTGGCGACGGTGACCAGCGTGCTGGCGATGGTGCTCATCGCGCTCTACTTCGTCACCAGCGCCGACTCGGCCTCGCTGGTGCTCGGCACGCTCACCTCCAACGGCGCGCTGCGCCCGCACCGGGTGCTGGTGGTGCTCTGGGGGGTGCTGATCGGCGCGGTCGCCGCGGCGCTGCTGCTCGCCGGCGGCCTGGAGGCGCTGCAACAGGCCACCATCCTGGTGGCGCTGCCGTTCGTGGTGGTGATGCTCGGGCTGGCCGCGGCGCTGTGGCGGGACATGGCCGCCGATCCGGCGGCCAACCCGCACCTGGGCCGGGGCCGTCGCTACGGCCTGGCCACCGCCGTGCGGGCCGCCCGGTCGTACGACGAGGAGGACCCGCCGCCGGTGACCCGCTGGCTGCGGCGCAACCCGCGCTGA